The Lactuca sativa cultivar Salinas chromosome 2, Lsat_Salinas_v11, whole genome shotgun sequence genome includes a window with the following:
- the LOC111920046 gene encoding replication protein A 32 kDa subunit B: MILNKAERVTDLYFLLDDGTGRIDCNRWVHEPVDTKEMEAITEGMYVRVHGQLKGFHGKKQLVVFACRLVTDFHEITHHFVECIYVHSYNINLMVKFHNSTPSFLTLEILLCHVKFIIWFFTGQYVVDGLYGIDKRVITYLQLPANL, encoded by the exons ATGATATTGAACAAAGCTGAGAGGGTTACCGACCTTTACTTTTTGCTTGATGATGGCACAGGTCGCATAGACTGCAACAGATG GGTTCATGAACCTGTAGACACGAAGGAGATGGAAGCAATAAC GGAGGGAATGTATGTTCGAGTTCATGGTCAACTGAAAGGCTTTCATGGGAAAAAGCAGTTAGTGGTCTTTGC TTGCAGGCTTGTGACTGATTTTCATGAGATCACACATCACTTTGTTGAATGCATATATGTCCACTCTTACAACATAAATTTAATGGTAAAATTTCACAACTCTACTCCAAGTTTCTTAACATTA GAAATATTATTGTGTCATGTTAAGTTTATAATTTGGTTTTTCACTGGTCAATATGTTGTTGATGGACTTTATGGAATTGATAAAAGGGTGATAACTTATTTGCAACTTCCAGCCAATTTATAA